In Sander lucioperca isolate FBNREF2018 chromosome 21, SLUC_FBN_1.2, whole genome shotgun sequence, the following proteins share a genomic window:
- the LOC116065355 gene encoding interferon-induced very large GTPase 1-like: protein MEEDNDDNTAAGGGGESETKSVPSAANENVIPNTLVLIGDTNSIEIGSKNILLDHDGQTNMEQFSTKLYDLCGRHISVINMLGLQNIDKCPFNQEIHAFLLLLPNGRHTNHYSSGLQWLEKAFGKGSLDYVMTVVTHKSGENSESALTDLRANSSFVEKRFHTCTRSMMDEIEIIALLEKIDIMVSENDHHCYSGVTCDENKRQKLHLLDYKSHKEERMDFSVYQQNQTGTSDIDTSGNKEKSVKMSEEIDRKKQYQTLLSRLHLQDKYQQKLTPADFLKIGPPVKQDHDTSEKDLAHTFLQRLMMLDYRARYIPVRQDSPEVIHLKPDREFETVETDDDVLDALYSTNVYSNQSKQTHVHPMDVQMAVFHCSDSFFKQNMITKLSQCQYALPLLVPDPVTMDIDCPLWTFRQIRKSWKITEFKDNSNIVTMKSLPICKAETAMVSFLRLGSLSLSKSQLMNTLINDRHNTFFNRNCPGSTKSRHLMDGVAEIAWYCPAGKPNDTFTDCIAFCNLHGDALSFEKQRDILTEKSSVNVVLVPTLEKGDTSSAVISDLYRSPKPLIILIADNNCGAVQMKGGNYKIGLKDRSQSDVSEELKQVIGRILSGPHSSFQLETMTEVSGIRVDEDDKVCQKGKSDAMKIVKLLQVMEFSKIKDAFLPCQGQLWHKWSRTNKELYHLKGHIEKEKCQKQQEMMQIRQDQCTASCNELMKLFIESLSSLPSTDKKYFLKWTQILIDALPTNDLTSILQSYDEKWSEVLALKKKHDKSDLLRRKQTELDQISTKLQSATFGLEHIFREMGQIYEAHASLQKQTKRGQPDWSKYPELAAELMISGHPMELMDGDAGHVPLTWISSLLDEVIKKLGDKRVFVLSVLGVQSSGKSTMMNAMFGLQFAVSAGRCTKGAFMQLVKVSEEMKKDFQFDYVLVVDTEGLRALELEGNATLHHDNELATFVVGLGNMTLINIFGENPAEMQDVLQIVVQAFMRMKKVKLSPSCVFVHQNVTDIAAAEKNMDGKRRLQEKLDQMAKLAAKEEVCDAECFSDVIAFDVQKDVKYFAQLWEGSPPMAPPNPGYSESIQELKTFILSKASQSDGITLSQFKSKIHDLWNALMNENFVFSFKNTLEIAVYRKLEVKYGNWTWALRSNMLTIENGLYTTIENGKLDKVELNFLHKEMSKAYGEIKKAMTTYFDDDRDKEMLVQWRGQFENKIKEFHDEQVRGVKRKLDEVIQQKNARKKLDDKKTEFENKLLQKSKELAHQLKDKAKDEEELKKHFTSVWSGWVRELTADIKPIEDINYAEDQSKIIQELGFEWSLIEESKSSGRYTKISEVGDYEHYVTITKHRELCDTSHQSQGDDRKKKNKKGQGSYSLSTAWLSLKKIFGTVSTPQVEKHTSGRFLSYEEQQLIRSLIDDVEQQTIDIIKKKPVAARGYSPTYLQEVANNVKEKVTEFESKRNYALKKEFTVDLILYVFHRAESWLSESHKKFKGNNDALSYVESKKIQYYNIFRSFCKGNSSAVVLGELMCEKLKVSTVEAVCNKTAIDLAGEMKCTFPAFSGNRLNLEKHLLKSLAEKEDFDGFITYIRHPRNQAEAFIKDEVKKYIFKDNKVKARNILKKNVEDIKNLLSRALFTATEKVKKQRGDPDMWVKEFSSSLKDQLTFNTFCCQNFSDINNFDFLKEETEKGLVSVIEEVSSLSLDKMEEFRMKPDQILIDQLCNCCWVTCPFCAAVCTNTLKDHSPDDHSVPFHRSAAVNGFHFRNTEILSVDFCTTDVACDGSFYPDGDSEELIPFKQYRTAGPRYANWRITPDESKLKYWTWFVCRFQKKLEDHYGLKFQDQGEIPSEWKTHSKKEAIKSLDKMFNL, encoded by the exons ATGGAGGAAGACAACGATGACAACAcagcagctggaggaggaggagagtctgAAACCAAATCTGTTCCATCTGCAGCCAATGAGAACG tgatACCTAACACACTTGTGTTAATTGGTGATACAAATTCCATTGAGATTGGATCAAAAAACATCTTACTTGACCATGACGGACAAACTAACATGGAACAGTTTTCAACCAAACTGTATGATTTGTGTGGTCGGCACATCTCTGTCATTAACATGCTTGGTCTACAAAACATTGATAAATGCCCATTTAATCAGGAAATTCATGCATTTCTCTTACTGTTACCAAATGGTCGGCATACCAACCATTACAGTTCAGGACTGCAGTGGTTAGAAAAAGCTTTTGGGAAAGGATCACTTGATTATGTAATGACAGTTGTGACTCATAAGTCAGGTGAAAACTCTGAAAGTGCCCTGACAGAcctgagagcaaacagcagttttgttgaaaaaagattCCACACATGTACAAGAAGTATGATGGATGAAATAGAGATAATAGCTCTGCTGGAAAAAATAGACATCATGGTCTCTGAAAATGATCACCACTGCTACAGTGGAGTGACGTGTGATGAAAATAAAAGGCAGAAACTACACCTGCTGGACTACAAATCCCACAAAGAAGAAAGAATGGATTTCTCAGTGTATCAGCAAAATCAAACAG GTACCTCAGATATAGATACAAGTGGAAACAAGGAG AAGTCAGTGAAGATGTCTGAAGAGATCGACAGAAAGAAACAATATCAAACACTGCTTAGCAGACTTCACCTTCAAGACAAATATCAACAGAAGTTGACACCAGCAGATTTTCTTAAAATAGGTCCACCTGTAAAACAGGACCATGACACATCTGAGAAAGATCTAGCTCATACTTTTCTTCAGAGGTTGATGATGTTAGACTACAGAGCCAGATATATTCCTGTAAGACAAGACAGTCCTGAGGTGATCCATTTAAAGCCTGATCGAGAGTTTGAGACTGTTGAGACAGACGATGATGTCTTAGATGCTCTCTATAGCACAAATGTATACTCTAATCAATCAAAACAGACTCATGTACATCCAATGGATGTTCAAATGGCAGTATTTCACTGCTCAGACAGCTTTTTTAAGCAGAACATGATTACAAAGCTATCACAATGTCAGTATGCCTTACCGTTGCTTGTTCCTGACCCAGTCACAATGGATATTGACTGTCCTCTGTGGACATTCAGACAAATAAGAAAAAGCTGGAAGATAACTGAATTCAAAGATAATTCAAACATTGTCACCATGAAGAGTTTGCCCATCTGCAAAGCTGAGACAGCCATGGTGTCATTTCTCCGCCTGGGTTCACTATCTCTGTCTAAATCTCAGCTGATGAACACTTTGATCAACGACCGTCACAACACCTTCTTCAACAGAAACTGTCCAGGTAGCACCAAGTCTCGTCATCTGATGGATGGTGTGGCAGAGATTGCCTGGTACTGCCCTGCTGGAAAACCCAATGATACCTTCACTGACTGCATTGCCTTCTGTAATCTTCATGGTGATGCTCTGTCATTTGAAAAACAGCGTGACATACTGACGGAAAAATCTTCAGTCAATGTCGTTCTTGTACCAACTCTGGAAAAAGGTGACACAAGTTCTGCAGTTATCTCAGACCTTTACAGGTCTCCGAAGCCTCTCATTATTCTTATTGCTGATAATAATTGTGGTGCAGTTCAGATGAAAGGTGGAAACTACAAAATTGGACTAAAGGACAGAAGCCAGTCAGATGTTTCTGAAGAGCTGAAACAAGTCATTGGAAGAATCTTGTCTGGACCACATTCATCCTTCCAGCTTGAAACCATGACTGAGGTCTCTGGAATCAGAGTGGATGAAGATGACAAAGTCTGCCAAAAAGGGAAATCTGATGCAATGAAAATTGTGAAGTTGCTTCAGGTGATGGAATTTTCAAAGATCAAAGATGCATTTCTCCCTTGTCAAGGCCAACTGTGGCATAAGTGGAGCAGAACAAACAAAGAACTGTATCACCTCAAAGGACACATTGAGAAGGAGAAATGTCAAAAGCAACAGGAAATGATGCAAATACGACAGGATCAATGCACTGCTTCCTGTAATGAACTGATGAAGTTGTTCATTGAAAGCCTCTCATCTTTGCCATCAACAGACAAGAAGTATTTTCTGAAGTGGACTCAGATCTTAATAGATGCCCTCCCCACAAATGATCTCACTTCAATTCTCCAAAGCTATGATGAAAAGTGGTCTGAGGTCTTGGCTTTGAAGAAGAAGCATGACAAATCTGATCTGTTAAGAAGAAAGCAAACTGAGCTTGATCAAATATCAACAAAACTACAGTCAGCAACTTTTGGCTTGGAGCACATCTTTAGAGAAATGGGACAGATCTATGAAGCACATGCATCTCtgcagaaacaaacaaagaggGGACAGCCTGACTGGTCTAAATACCCTGAGCTGGCTGCAGAGCTGATGATATCAGGACACCCAATGGAGCTGATGGATGGTGATGCAGGTCATGTGCCTTTGACTTGGATCTCTAGTCTTTTAGATGAAGTCATCAAGAAACTGGGCGACAagagagtttttgttttgtctgttctAGGCGTACAAAGCAGTGGAAAATCAACAATGATGAATGCCATGTTTGGGTTACAGTTTGCAGTGAGTGCTGGCAGGTGCACCAAGGGTGCCTTCATGCAGCTGGTCAAAGTGTCAGAGGAGATGAAGAAAGACTTTCAGTTTGACTATGTTCTAGTGGTGGACACTGAAGGACTGCGTGCTCTTGAGTTGGAAGGTAACGCCACTCTTCACCACGACAATGAACTGGCAACATTTGTTGTTGGTCTGGGAAACATGACACTGATCAACATCTTTGGAGAGAATCCAGCTGAGATGCAAGATGTTCTGCAGATTGTTGTTCAGGCGTTCATGAGGATGAAGAAAGTTAAACTTTCTCCAAGTTGTGTGTTTGTTCACCAGAATGTTACAGATATTGCAGCTGCAGAGAAAAACATGGATGGAAAGAGACGGCTGCAAGAAAAACTGGACCAGATGGCCAAACTAGCAGCCAAAGAAGAGGTCTGTGATGCTGAGTGCTTCAGTGACGTCATTGCTTTTGATGTGCAGAAAGATGTGAAATACTTTGCCCAACTATGGGAGGGAAGTCCACCTATGGCTCCTCCAAATCCAGGTTACAGTGAGAGCATCCAAGAGCTGAAGACCTTCATCCTCTCTAAAGCTTCACAGTCTGATGGGATTACTCTTTCACAATTCAAAAGCAAAATTCATGACCTGTGGAACGCCCTGATGAACGAAAACTTTGTTTTCAGTTTCAAAAACACACTTGAAATTGCAGTGTACAGAAAACTTGAGGTCAAGTATGGGAACTGGACCTGGGCCCTGAGGAGCAACATGTTGACTATTGAGAACGGGCTTTATACTACAATTGAAAACGGAAAACTTGACAAGGTCGAGCTCAATTTTCTTCATAAAGAAATGAGCAAAGCCTATGGAGAAATTAAAAAAGCAATGACAACATACTTTGATGAtgacagagacaaagaaatgTTGGTTCAGTGGCGAGgacaatttgaaaacaaaatcaaGGAGTTTCATGATGAACAAGTGAGAGGAGTTAAAAGAAAACTGGATGAAGTCATCCAGCAGAAGAATGCTCGTAAAAAGCTGGATGATAAGAagacagagtttgagaacaagCTGCTACAAAAGAGCAAAGAGCTCGCTCATCAGTTAAAGGACAAGGCAAAAGATGAAGAGGAACTCAAGAAGCACTTCACCTCTGTCTGGAGTGGCTGGGTTAGGGAACTAACTGCAGATATAAAACCTATTGAGGACATCAACTATGCGGAAGATCAGTCAAAGATCATTCAGGAGCTTGGTTTTGAATGGTCTCTTATAGAGGAATCCAAAAGCAGTGGCAGATACACAAAAATATCAGAGGTTGGTGATTATGAGCATTATGTAACCATCACAAAGCACAGAGAGCTCTGTGATACAAGCCACCAATCACAAGGAgatgacaggaaaaaaaagaacaaaaaagggCAAGGAAGTTATTCATTGTCAACTGCCTGGCTGtctcttaaaaaaatatttggaaCTGTGTCAACACCACAAGTTGAAAAACATACATCAGGGAGATTTCTCTCATATGAAGAACAGCAACTGATCAGATCCCTCATTGATGATGTTGAACAACAGACCATAGACATAATTAAGAAGAAGCCTGTAGCTGCAAGAGGCTACAGTCCAACTTACTTGCAAGAAGTGGCCAacaatgtaaaagaaaaagtgacAGAATTTGAATCAAAGAGGAACTATGCTCTAAAGAAAGAGTTTACAGTTGATCTCATATTGTATGTGTTTCACAGAGCAGAGAGTTGGCTTTCAGAGTCCCACAAGAAATTTAAAGGAAACAATGATGCACTCAGTTACGTAGAAAGCAAGAAAATACAATATTACAACATTTTCAGAAGCTTCTGCAAAGGAAACTCATCTGCTGTTGTACTTGGAGAACTGATGTGTGAAAAACTGAAGGTTTCCACTGTTGAGGCTGTCTGTAACAAGACTGCCATTGATCTTGCTGGAGAGATGAAGTGCACTTTCCCAGCATTCAGTGGGAACAGGCTGAACTTGGAGAAACATTTGTTGAAGTCACTGGCTGAGAAAGAAGACTTTGATGGTTTTATCACCTACATCAGACACCCAAGGAACCAAGCAGAGGCCTTTATAAAAGATGAAGTAAAGAAATACATCTTCAAAGACAATAAAGTTAAAGCACGGAATATACTcaagaaaaatgttgaagacaTCAAAAACCTTCTGAGTCGAGCTTTATTTACTGCTACAGAGAAAGTCAAAAAACAAAGAGGAGACCCAGACATGTGGGTGAAGGAATTTTCCAGTTCTTTAAAAGATCAGCTAACATTCAACACCTTCTGTTGTCAAAACTTCAGTGACATAAACAATTTTGACTTTCTTaaagaagagacagagaaaggccTTGTATCTGTCATAGAGGAAGTGAGCAGCCTCTCACTGGATAAGATGGAGGAATTCAGGATGAAGCCTGATCAAATCCTCATTGATCAGCTGTGTAACTGTTGCTGGGTAACGTGTCCATTCTGTGCAGCTGTTTGTACCAACACATTGAAAGATCACAGTCCTGATGACCACAGCGTGCCCTTTCATCGATCTGCTGCAGTCAATGGTTTTCACTTCAGAAACACAGAGATACTGAGTGTTGATTTCTGCACAACAGATGTTGCGTGTGATGGAAGTTTTTACCCTGATGGAGATTCAGAAGAGCTCATTCCCTTTAAACAGTACCGAACTGCTGGCCCACGGTATGCTAACTGGAGAATCACCCCGGATGAGTCTAAGCTAAAATATTGGACATGGTTTGTGTGCCGATTTCAGAAGAAACTGGAAGATCACTATGGATTAAAATTCCAGGACCAAGGTGAAATTCCCAGTGAGTGGAAAACACACTCTAAGAAAGAAGCTATTAAAAGTCTGGATAAAATGTTCAATCTGTGA